TGAAAATGCAagatataaaacatacagtaaaaaatatGCCTAAATAAATGAGTCTTTTACTGCTTTTGAAGAGCCATCTCTTAGTACAAAAGGAAGTGCATTCTAATGTATGTGCATTTGTGTTTAGGGGAAGTTGGCTCGGGGAAGACCACCTTGGTTGCCAAGTTACAAGGAGTTGAAGAGTACATGAAAGGGCGAGGTCTAGAATATCTCTACATCAATGTACATGATGACGACATCGACGGTATCTCGCACTATTTCccttttgcaatttatttttattccttcAAAATGTATGGTTGCGTTGGGGTTCTCCTCCCCCCCCTCTAATTTTGGTGTCATCTGTTTAGACCACACGAGGTGTAACGTATGGGTGTTAGACGGAGACCTTTACCACAAAGGTCTACAGGGAGTAGCCGTACCGGTGGACGCGATCAGCAACACGTTACTGCTGATAGCGGTTGACATGTCGCGGCCGTGGAATGCGCTGGACTCGCTCCAGAAGTGGGCGGCGGTCGCGAGGGAACACGTCGACAAACTGCGGGTCCCCCCAGAAACACTCCGGGAGCTCGAGCTTAAACGTGAGTCATACTGCCTGAAGACAACTGAACATATTTTTTCTTCCATTGGCACATATTCCATCCTCCTCGTGCTTGTGAAATTTTAGACTGCATATACCAatagtttgtctatatgtgtcgtgtgattggctggtgaccagtcctgggtgtaccccgcctctcacccaaattcagctgggataggctccagctcacctgcgaccctaataaaGACGAGCggtacagaaattggatggatagatattctGGGAGTTGACAGACTGCAATCTTTTGAAGAAGTTTGGAGGAAGTAGCCTGGCAGACCGAGAACACACAGAATAGGAGCTAGTGTTCAACGTGTGAGCTATGAAATGCTGAAGATAGAATATTTTAACTACATATATGTTGTCTGTGCAGTTGTAAAACAGTTTCAGGAATACACAGAGCCTGGTAGTGGGGAGGATGGGACCCCACAGAGGAGAGCTGATGAGGAGGAGTGTGTCTTGCTGCCATTAGGAgacaacacactcacacacaatcTGGGCATACCAATGGTAGTGGTCTGCACTAAGGTACATGCACTTACCAAGTGGCTATAAATGTAGTTAATTTAGTTAATAATGCCACACAGTGTGGACCTGTGTGTTTGGTTATATAGTATGGTGATGCATTCATTAAGTCAGAATCTGGATCTTTTGTTCTTATTGTAAGCGcttagtgttaaaaaaaaaaaaagcttgcatcTCAGTGCAGATCAGTGCTGATTTGTCACACATTGCCCTCTATCTGACACCGACTTGTCTGTCCTCCCAGTGTGATGCCATTAGCACATTGGAAAAGGAGCATGACTACAGAGACGAACACCTGGACTTCATTCAGTCTCACATCAGACAGTTCTGTCTACAGTGTATCCTTCATAACATCAATGTTGTTCCTTTATTCCCCACAAACCCCCTCCCAAAGTTGTTTAACTTTTAATATGGTGGTTCAGTGGATAATGTTATCAAGTTTAATTAAATGTGAAGTTCATTAAAGCATAATGTAAAATAAGAAGCATGATCATTTTATGCTTAACTGCAACAGACCTACTTATAAATTAGTTCCAGAACAATGTTCACAATCCATGTGCTTAAACAGTGAAAACTGGCACAAAATTACcttttgttcaaatttaaaaatattttgtaaattgttTCCCCCCATCATTCTTTCAATTAtaatattgacaaacaaccttGACAGAGGTGTCAGATGGAGCATCTCTCATTTATACATCAGTGAAGGAGATGAAGAACCTcgatgtgctatataaatatcTGGTCCACAGACTTTATGGCTTTCCATTCCACTGCCCTGCACAAGTGGTAGAAAGAGATGCAGTCTTCATGTAAGTGTGTTTACTGTTATGTAATCTAAATCCAGCCTTATTGACTGCTTGAGGTTGTACCTAACATTCATATCtctgcatttattttagtttcttgGTGTGTAATTGGTTTTATGTAATGATCACGAAATACCATTGtatgtcatgtttttaaacCCACCGTCCCCGATATCAGTCCCTCAGGTTGGGACAACGAAAAGAAGATTGCAATACTTCACGAGAACTTCCAGACAGTAAAGACAGATGACGGGTTTGAGGATGTAATCGTCAAACCACCAGTCAGAAAGGTATTGACCTTATCCAAATAAAATACCATAAGAAAAGAAATCTTGAAAGGGTGCTAAAAATGCTATGATTTTGTATAATTGCATATTCAAGGGTTGGTTAAAAGCGGTTGAattttggatacattttattaatttacaagAGATTTCAGATTGAATATTCTTCTTATTACAGTAGATGGAAAACTGCCGTGGCTAAACCTGTACCTAAGAATTATTAGTTTGTCCCTCTTCATTTAGGAAACAGAAATTAGTTGGAGCTTATCGCAACTGTTAGGTGCAAAAACATGTGCTTATATTTAAGGTGTACTGgtggtgtgaatttgagtgcgaatggttctttgtctctatgtgccctgtgattggctggcgaccggttcagggtgtaccccgcctcccgcccaaagatagctagcataggctccagcagcccgcaaccctagtgaggagaagcggtaaagaaaatggatggatggatggatggatggtacagctggaaaaaaaattacgtcATGTAAAAAGTTCGGTATTTTTTGTCACTCATTTCAGAAAGTGAAACCAATATACAGATTCATTACACAGAGAGAAATATTTCAAACCTTTATTTCTTGCTGATGTTGATCACGGCTTTGAAATAttgaaaacccaaaattcagtgtcacagcaaattagaatattacacacgataaataaaaaatgatattttaaacCGAAATCTCAGGCTTCTGGAAAGTATTTTCATTTCACTGCACTCAATACTTAGTTGGGCATGAATTACTGCATCTTTGCAGCGTGGCATGGAGGTGATCATCCCCCGTGGCACTGCTCAGCTATAATGGAAACCCAGGTTGCTTTGATAGTGGCCTTTAGATCATCTGCATTGTTGGATCTGGTCCgctcatcttcctcttgacaataccccatagattctctaTGGGGTTCAGGTGAAGCAATTTCGCTGGCCAATCAAGCCCCGTAACACCTCGGTCATTGAACTTAGAGCTTTTGAACATTGCGCTTTTGCTACCTTTGGCAGTACGGGCAGatgccaggtcctgctggaaaatGAAGTCAGGATCTCCCTTATGCTTATCAGCAGAAGGAAGCAAGCAGTGCTCTTAAATATCCTGTTAGATGGCTGCATTTACTGGATTTCAGAAAAGGCAGTAGACCAACACCAGCAGGTGGCATGCCAACCTAAATCATCACTGACTGTGGAAACTTCACACTGGACTTCAAGAATTGCGGACTCTGCGCCTCTACACTCCTCCTCCACACCCTGGGGTCTTGATTTCCGAACGATATGCAAAATTTACTATCATCTAAAATGAGGATTTTGGTCCACTGAGCAACAGTCCTGTTTTTTGTCTCCACATCCCAAGTAAGACACTTCTGACATTGTCTCTGGTTCAGGAGTGGCTTGACACAAGGAATGTGACATTTGTAACCCATGTCTAGGATTCATTGTTGCGTTGGGGCTCTTGATGTGCTGACTTCAGCATCAGTCTCCTCCTGTCGCTCTTCCAAATTCTTGAATGGAATTTGCTTGACCATCCTCTTAAGGCTGTGGTTATCCCTTTTGCTAGTGCAACTTTTCCTTCCACTCAACTTCCAATGAATATACTTGGatacagcactctgtgaacaaaaAGCTTCTTTAGCAATGACCTTTTGTGACTTACTCTCCTTGTGGAGGGTGTCAATGACTGTCTTCTGGACATCCGTCAAGTCAGCAGTCTTAGCCGTTATTATGTATCTTACTGACCCAGACTGAGAGACCG
This window of the Phyllopteryx taeniolatus isolate TA_2022b chromosome 21, UOR_Ptae_1.2, whole genome shotgun sequence genome carries:
- the dync1li1 gene encoding cytoplasmic dynein 1 light intermediate chain 1, which produces MATTGRSALLSSTLTGSKTTLGNPEEDDGQNLWSTILSEVSTHSRSKLPSGKNVLVMGEVGSGKTTLVAKLQGVEEYMKGRGLEYLYINVHDDDIDDHTRCNVWVLDGDLYHKGLQGVAVPVDAISNTLLLIAVDMSRPWNALDSLQKWAAVAREHVDKLRVPPETLRELELKLVKQFQEYTEPGSGEDGTPQRRADEEECVLLPLGDNTLTHNLGIPMVVVCTKCDAISTLEKEHDYRDEHLDFIQSHIRQFCLQYGASLIYTSVKEMKNLDVLYKYLVHRLYGFPFHCPAQVVERDAVFIPSGWDNEKKIAILHENFQTVKTDDGFEDVIVKPPVRKIVHEKEIQAEDDQVFLVKLQSLLAKQPAVTVGRPVDTTTRAPTGSPRTSNRSAAANVANAMPQSGQTSEGVLANFFNSLLTKKTGTGGAGTPGAGNNTPGTVRKSGSKLGLSDVQAELDRIANRETDLDLPNANETPTTDGQHT